CTAAGAGAGGGATAAGCCAAGCATGGCTAATCAAGGGAGTTATTGTATTGAAAGATAAAGCAGacaaagaggcagaaatcagTGACAGCTTGAAGACAGGGATAAATTCAGAGTTCATCAAAGGAGTACTAAAAAGATAATAATGAGAGAGAAAGTAAACTGTGAGTGCAAGCCAGCAAGCAATATAAAAACTGACAGTGGTAGTTTCTTTAAAGATATAAACAGGAAGATCATGATCAAAGTAAACGGATGCACTTACGAAAATGAATTGGGGAAATAATCagaaggaacaaagaaatggtgaagAACCTggacaggtattttgcatcactCTTTACAATGGAAGATACTTTGAGCGTCCTATTAATTCTGAAGAATATGGGTGGAAAAATTGAGTCTCATCTTCATCACTAAGGAAGAAGTATTAAACACCGAATGATCCAAAAGGCAAATCAGTTCCCTGGCCCTGATAGGTTTCTACAGAGACAATGCATACATTGGTTGTAGCTTCCTAAAACCCTTGGAatctggagtagtaccagaagttTAGATAACAGTCAATGTGCCACTCCTATTTGGATAAAGTCAGAGGCAAAAAGTAACTATATCTACTGTTGAAAACGAATTGGAATCAATCAATAAAGATGGGATAGCAGAAAATTTGGAAAATCCCAATCTCATCCAGCAGAGTCAGTGCAGCTGCATGAAAgtggaatcatgtctgacaaattgtTTGGAATACTATGAGGAAGTCTCagagtggataaaggggaacgAGTAGATGTACCTTTGAGCTTTGAATTCAACAAGGTACCTCCCAAAGGTTATGTGATAAGATAAGAGCCCCAGGCTGTGGGAGATGGTATACTGGTatgaatagagaattggctaatggccAAGAAACAATGAGTGCGGATAAAGGTTTCTTCTTCAGGTTGGCGATCCACGTCCATGATCCATGCTGGGATTACAgctgtttgcaatatatattaatgaaatgGAGAAAGGAAGGAAGTCACTAAATTTGCAATGACACAAAACACTGCGAGAAAAGGCAGATTGTGAGAGGGTtataaacagtttacagagagacaaTGATTGTTTATGTAATTGGGAAACTATTTGGTAAATGGAGTAAAGAGGATACATTTCAAAATCTGGATTTTCTTTTCAGCAAACTTGATGGCAATGTTCATTCTTTCCCAAGGGAAGTGCGGCCTTTCTCGAGGAATCACTCACTACATGACTGCCATGGCAACAGGAGATCTGATGGTCCTTGTCTTCAATGTGATTGTGAGCCAAATCATCAGTTATCATTTCCCGAGCTGGCTGCTGACCTACACTCCTGTCTGCAGACTCAATGCTTTCCTGCAAGGGCTGAGCCTCCAACTCTCCATCTGGTTTACCATAGCCTTCACCTTTGACCGCTTTGTAGCAATTTGCTGCAACAAATTAAAGATGAGGTATTGCACTGAAAGAACGGCCAACGTGGTCATCTCCACCTTAACCATGCTTAACATTTTGATCAACATTCCCTTCTCTTTTCGCCTTGAGCCCAGTTACGTTCTGAACAATGTACAGAGGGGCTGCCGCACTGTCAGTGGTTACTTGACTTCATCAGCATGGGCAGCCCATCGGTGGGTCACCAATATCTCAAGCACATTTCTTCCTATTaccctgctgctgctgttgaatACTCTCACTGCCCGAAACATCCTCGTGGCCAGCAGAGCTCGGCGAGCCCTGAAGAGCAGTAGTGGTGGTGCTGGGAAGATGGGCAGTGACCACGAGCTGAAGAGCAGGAAGACCTCCATTGTTCTGCTCTTCACCATCTCTGGCTGCTTCATGGTGCTGTCGGTGCCCATCACTGTCATTTCAATTTGTGTCAGTTTCACCCACCTTTTGGCTTACCAAAGTTCCAACTCTCTCTATTTGGCAATCAGGGTGACATTCCTGATGACGTGCACCAGCTCCTGCACAAACACTTGTATTTACGCACTGACCCAGAGGAGATTCAGAGAGGAGATAAAGAATCTGCTGAAATCTCCCTATTATCTGCTCCTTAAGCTAcagaaataatttgcttttgcaGTGGGATGTGGTGATCCAATGATAACCTCAGTGGGCCAGTAATCCAGAAGTTAAAGCTCATATCCTGTGGATACAGTTTCAAATTGTATCATGTCAATTAGTGAAATTTCCAGTCAATAAAAATCTCGCCTAATAGCGCCGATGTAGCCAATCGTGATTGACAAGCCTGAAAGTTAATTGTCATCTCAgaattaatgccctttagagaaaaATTCTGCCATCCTTGCTTAGTCAGCCCACTCGTGACATCAGGCCTAGagccctctgggcaatagatGCCCACCTAGCCGGTAATGACAATGTCTCCTAATTAACAAAATACATTTGTACAGCACCTGCATTTTATAATTCTCGATGAAACACATCTGATCCTGAAAGCTTGGGCTAAGCCCCACCTGTTTCAGAGTTGCAGCATAACACAGgttggcacagtagctcagtggttagcactgcagcctcacagcgacgggttcaattccaccctcaggtgactgtgcagagtttgcacattctccccgtgtctgcgtgggttccccccgggtgctccggtttcttcccacagtccaaagatgtgcaggtcaggtggattggccgtgctaaattacccgtagtgtgcagggatatgtagattaggtgggttatcagggaatgggtctgggtgggatactctgtgggtgggtgtggatttgttgggccaaagggcttgtttccacaatgtagggattgtatgatcaCACATGACCGGGCTGGTTCAACTTTGAGACTTTCAGTAATTTTACACcagacattagtgagaccacattgCAGAGTTTGATGTGCTTTTGGTCATTTGCGGGGCTCATACTGATTgtttgaagagtttttttttcctttattcattcacaggatgagggctgggccagcatttattgccagaaGGCAGtaaagagccaaccacattattgtggacctggagtcacgtgtaggccagaccaggtgaggattgcagtttccttccctaaagaatgttagtgaaccaggtggaggTTTGGAGGTTTCCcgccaacaatggattcatgatcatcagtagatacttaattccacatattaattgaattcaaattccaccatctgctatggcaggatttgaattcagatCCCCTGGATGTTATTGggcctctgaattaacagtccagtgacaataccactaagccatcacctccccacattAACTGGGATAATACCACATACAAATCTCTGCAACTATGACGTGGAATCTCAAAACATTGGACTTCTTTTCATCCTGAATCAAAGAGGCTCAATTGATAGATGCAGTTAGAATAGTGACGGGTTGGCTCAGAGTGGGTAGGATCAATGATTTATGGGTCTAAAAGTAGTGGACATCAATTTAGAGATGAGTTGGAAAGACTTCCAACTGAAAACAGAGGGTTCTGTTAACCCTTGACTATCCGAAAGTGCAGGATAGATTGTCAGAGTTACTGATGGAAGCAGTGGCCAGATCAATATTGAAGAATGGGTTCAGGCTGAGACAAGAAGAATTCAcaggtcacagatttggaagatgttgtcccGAGGAGCCTCCTTAAGTTGTTGCAGCGTCTCTTGCTTCCGGATGGCCCATTTTGCTGAACATGTGCTTTGGTAGTGCAAGTAATTAATTTTGAAGGTTTTAGGTGGTATGTCAATACTTACAACTTATCAACCTGAGCCTGAACGTTGTTCAGATCTTGTCCCACATGGAGTGGTAGATGGACTTTAACTTAAATagatgcaaggtgttgcattttagtaggAGAGACCAGTGCAGGACATAGAAGATTGATGGTAGGCCCCTGGAGAATGGTGTTGATCAGAGAGTCATGGGGTGCAGGTATATAGTTGCTGGAAAGTGGTAtcacagatagacaaggtggtgaagaagacatttgacacacttgccttcatttgccAGAGCacggagtataggagttgggtgaCATGTGGCTATTGTACAGGATatttggtaaggccacatttggcaCACTACATACAATTCTTTTCTCCCTGCCATAGGCAGGATGTTACTCAACTGGAAATGTTGCAAAAAAGACTTATAGCATCTTACCgaggctggagagtttgagttataaggagctACTGGATAGACTGAGACCATTTTTTTCCCTGGATTGTAGGAGGCTGAAGAGTGATCTCATAAacatttataagatcatgaggggcatagataaagtaaatagccaagatctttttcgcAGGATATGAGAATCTAAATctagagagcacaggtttaagatgagaggggaaaggtgtAAGAGGGACTTGACAGTGGCGTATATACGGAATGAACAGCTCGAGGAAGTGGTAGTGGCGAGTATAATTAAAACCATTTGAAAACATTTGGAAAGGTGCATGAAcatgttcagagggatatgggccaaatgcatgcaaatgggactagttcagtttaacaaatttggtcagcatggatgagttggtcccaaagctctgtttccatgctatatgactctatgtatGCTTCGCTTTCTGTTCAATTGTGAAAGGcactgaacattgcacaattatCAAGGAACATGCCCAGTTTTGATCCCACGGTGGTGAGAAGGTCGTTGATGAAAAAGCTTAAGCTGCTGGATAATGATGAATCAATAATTTGACCAATTGATTGCACAAAATTCTGAGGTTAGATCAAAAATTTGAATGATTCTATTGATTTGACTCCACACTGATTGGTGGCTGAATCTCCCAGACTCCCACACTTCTAGCACAAAGTATGATGTTCCCATTCTTGGTGTGACTAAGGACCATAGCCATAAACTGCAAGAGGATATCAGCAGACTAGTCAGATGGGTACAGCAGGCAAATAGAAACCAATCCAGAAAAGTTTGGCCAATGTACTTTGTGGGGGAGAGAAGTGTGAGAAGACAAGGTTTTGCTCTATTTTAGATAATACAGCAATGTTAATTATCAATCTTATAACAAATGATCctttgggaaatagtgatcatacTATCATTGGACTCGATTTAAACTTGAGAGAGACATAACGAGTCCAAAACTTGTTAAGCTTGAATTTAAACAGACCCAAGTATATGGATGTGAGAGgaaaactgaatgaaatggatttAGCAATGAGACCAAAGCATATGGAAGCAAATAAACCTTGGAAAACATTAAAGAAAATTAGCCACAAATCAACAACATGGAAATGTAAGTTGAGTGTAACTGTCTTTAACATAAAGGTCACAACTGGGACATCTAGGAGACTCAGCTAAACTTGACTGAAATGGTCTTGGACAGGAAAAGCCTCTGCTGGTTAGAGTCCCACCTGGCATGTAGGAAGGCAATTATGGTTGtcagaggtcagtcatttcagctccagcacctgtctgcaggagttcctcaggatagtgtcctagaccTACCAATCTTTATCTACTTCACCTATGATCTTCCCTcaatcattaggtcagaagtcatacagtcatagatcatacagcatgaaaacagacccttcagtccaaccagtccatgccgaccataatcccaaactaatcgcTCCACTTGCCTcaacttggcccatattcttccaagcatttcttattcatgtacttatctcaaTGTTTTTCAAGCATTATAAGTGTGCTTTCATTTGCCACTTGCTCGCgaaattcatttcacacacaagcCACTCACTGTGGGATAAAAAAGGGCCTTCTGCCTTTTATAAagctttctcctcccaccttaaaaatatgtccccagtcttgaaatcccctggccgagggaaaagacacccgctattcaccttatcaataccgctcatgatgttataaacgtccataaggtcacctctcaatctcctatgctctcGTGAAAAACGTTtctgcctatccagcctctctgcATAACTGAACCTATATTcgtggcaaaatcctggtaaatctcttctgaaccctccagcttaataatacacTGCCTGTAGCCGGGTGTCAGAAACTGGGCACAATAATCCGGAAAAGGCctctcaccaatgtcccgtaAAACTTCAAAATCCCAACTcgtatactcaaagatctgagcaatggcgggaagcatgctaaatgccttcttaactaatGCATCTATACatgatacaaacttcaaagaattatgtacctgatccCCTTGGTCTCTCTTTTCCACAGCACTAGCCAAGGACCTATTTTTAATTGTAAACATGTTGCCCTTGCTTATTTGTCAAAATGCAATTCCTCGGgtttattcaaattaaaatccatcttcAGCCCATTTAATTAATTggtcaagatctcattgtaatcttagataaccaccTTCCCTATTGATtgtaccactaattttggtgttgcCCACAAACGTTCTAACTGTGCTTTCTATACTCTTCTTCTAAAAAACTTATATAAATATAAATCTGTAGAAATGACAAATCAAAGTAAACGCAGCACCACACCTTGTCAGGGTTTTCACTTATGTTTGCACAATTTtctgcaccattcatgactcttcaggtactgaagcagtctatgttcaaatgcaataagatatggacaatatccaggtttaggctgacaagtggcaagtaacgcaAATGTCAGGCAATGTTCACCTCCAATAATCAAAAATCTGaccaccaccctttgacatttaatagcattaccatcactgaaactcaATATcataggggttaccattgaccagaaattcataTGGACTCACCGTACACAATCATACATACACTGGTTCTAAGAGCAGATCAGAGTCTCAAAATCATgagacaagtaactcacctcctgaaccCCCAAAGCCTGTTTATCATCTACAAAGCataagacaggagtgtgatgaaatactgtccatttgccttggatagtgcagctccaacaacactcaagagctgaacaccatccgggacaacgtagccctcttgattggcatcacattcacaatcatcccccctctcccccatcaATGGTCAGCAGCAACAGTGTGCACTATCTccaagatatactgcagaaattcaccaaaaatccttaggtAGCACTTTCTAAACACACAGCCTTTTCCACCTGGAAGGAgaaggacagcagacacatgggaataccaccacttgcaaattcccctccgagccactcactaTATTAACTAGGAAATATACCACTGTCctttcagtatcactgggtcaaacgTTTGGAACTCCCTCACCTAACAGCCTTGTGAGTGCACCTCCATCCCAGGGACAACGGCAGTTTGAGCAGGTAGCTCAGTACACCTACTCCGGGCCAGTTATGGatcagtaataaatgctgggctagctatctataacctcatcccacgaatgaaggAGAAACAAAGTTCATGCTAAGAGAATATAACATTTAATCTGGCACCCAGAGCCTCAGGCATGCTGCACTACTGTTATATATTTCTATGTTTGATCATTACGTTGCAATCCAAGGTGGGGTAGTTGACCCTATGATCTTGAGGCTCAGCGGTGATAGAACAGGATCAGCCATCACTGTGTTTTATTTGCAGTCATTTTCTCTGAGCAAGGGAGTACTTAGGAGAGGATTCAGGAcaagaaaataaatcatttcatCCAGCagcaaactgaaaaataaaagttCCATTAGTCATCAGAATTTGACGATtatttcatgttgaatttgtcTGATGCTGATATAGTGATTAGGAAAGTTTTAACAGAAAGGAAAGTGGGAGCTGGTTCAACAGCAAGTTTCTGAAGGGTAGATAACTGGAAAGGAGATGCCTGGCTGTAGCAATGTGGTATTAAACATGTCAATGCCATCAGATGCGTTGTGTTTGAATGGTCCCCTGTGTGCTGTCATATAAACAAATCCATGAATTTGCACTGGAAAGCATTAAAATAAAAACCCTGGATCTGAATAACCATTCAGTATGCCCCATGTCAGCATGTGGAGGGAATAACTCAAAATGATTCTTTGGGTGTTTTGCAGCTTGAATGGTAGTCAGTTGACTGGATGCCTGCTGTGCGATGCCaataataaagaaacaaagaaacaaagaaacctacagcacagaaacaggtccttcggccctccaagactgcgctgatcaagatcctctgtctaacctgtcatctattttctaacggtctgtgttcatttgctccctgcccatccatgtacctgtccaaatatatcttaaaagacgctaacatgtctgcgtcgaccacctccactggcaatgtgttccaggcgcccaccaccctctgtgtaaagaactttccacgcatatctcccttaaactttcctcctgtcactttgaactcatgacccctagtaattgagtccaccactctgggaaaaagctttttgctatccaccctgtctttacccctcatgattttgtagacctcaatcaggtcccccctcaatcttcgtctttctaatgaaaataatcctagtctattcaacctctcttcatagctagcaccctccataccaggcaacagcctggtgaacctcctctgcaccctttccaaagcatccacatccttttggtaatgtggcgaccagaaatgcacacagtactccaaatgtggctgaaccaaagtcctgtacaactgcaacatgacctgccaactcttgtactcaataccccgcccaatgaaggaaagcatgccatatgccttcttgaccaccctattgacctgcgttgtcaccttcagggaacaatgggcctgaacacccagatctctctgttcatcaattttccccagggcttttccatttactgtatagttcgcccttgaatttgatcttccagaatgaatcacctcgcatttgcccgaattgaactccatctgcccaactctccagtctatctatattcttctgtaatctctgacagtccccttcactatcagctactccaccaatcttagtgtcatcagcaaacttgctgatcagaccacctacaccttcctccagatcatttacatatatcaaaaacaacagtggtcccagcacagatccctgtggaacaccactggtcacaggtctccaatttgataaactcccttctactactaccctctgtctcctgttgcctagccagttttttatccatctagctagcacaccctggaccccatgtgacttcactttctccatcagcctgccatggggaaccttatcaaacgctttactgaagtccatgtatatgaaatctacagcctttccctcaccaatcaactttgtcacgtcctcaaagaattctattaagttggtaagacatgaccttccctgtacaaaaccatgttgcctatcactgataagcccattttcttccaaatgggaatagatcctatccctcagtatcttctccagtagcttccctaccactgacgttaggctcaccggtcgataattacctggattatccttgctgccctttttaaacaatgtcaGTTCAATCCCCACAATCATCTAATGTTAACATGAAAGATTTCTACTCCTCAATCTATTCCCTTGCCTGAcgtgtggtgaccctcagctaGAAGTCACCACCGCTTGTCACTGCACTGCCCTGCAATAGACAGTGACAATATGCTGACTTCACAACAATTTGAACAGTCGCATTTCGTCATTGTGCTTATTTTGATGGGCATGAACTAAAAATCTTTGCAAGATGTACCTTTTTACAGCCGTACTCCAATTTATGTTCAACCAAGCAACAATTTCAATTGTTTTTattggaaagaaatgaaaagcacCAAAGTTCTCAAGATAAGACAGTAAAAGTGGCGCAGCAGGTAAATGTGACAGATGTGGGATAAATGTGGCAGACAATGTAGCGTCACTGCCTCTGCCTCAGAAATTCCAGGTTCGAGTCACACCCCAGGACCTGATAGATAAGGATGGTGCGCTCTGAAGCTGCTGAAACAGGATGATTATCAGTCTGAataagggtctgggcccgaaacgtcagctttcctgctcctctgatgctgtttggcctgttgagttcatccagctctatacctccagcagtggcaattcctactatctctgattataAGTCTGTACATTTTCCGATAAGTGCCAACAGCGGTTGTTTGGAGCAGGAGGTGATCCTTTATGAGCTGGAGTCTTAGCTACCAGGGTCTATTGCTCCAATCAATAACAAGCATGGGCTggtttataaaaaccaaaaaaacaggaagtgctgaagATACATGAGCTCTTCTGACCCAAGGGTCATCAGACTCGAAATGTtgactgttgttctctctctctctctctccctccattgatgctgagtttctccagaactttctgctttCGTTTTCAGGTTTCCTGCTTCGGCAGTTCTGAGCTTTATCATTATGGATATGTTCATGTTGCAACAGCCACTGGGACTCATGAAGCCCAAAGCAAAATGATATGAATTCTAATTTGTAGAAACAATATGCAGCCAGTAAGACCAGTTGTAGCTTTGGATTCTCGATGGAACAGCTGAGCATGGAGAAAGTGAGTCTCACCACTACCTTGGTGCGCGGTCAGACTGGGAGCatgagaaatagaagcaggagtagaccaatCAGCTTCTTGAGACTGTTCCACCACTTGATACAAGCGTGGCTGATCTCACCTGgacctgaactccactttcctgtctggtCCATAACCCTCCGTCCCAATACTAATGAAAAGATCAGTCAATTCCTTCCTTCTCTAACTTTATTCAATGTCCTGGTATCCACCACACTAACACTGGGGTGGTGAGTTCCAAAGgttcaaggtccctctcactttgagagaagtaatttcacCTCATCCCAGTTTCAAATCTGCAATTTCCTTGTCCTAAAATGGTGacccctcattctagattgccccacatgaggacaCATCCTCTCTACATTTAATATGTCAATCGTCTCCAGCATCTTATATTCGTCAATTAAatctccactcattcttctaaacaccagcaAGTATAGGCTTGgcgaggcaatggcctagtggtattgtcgccggactgttaatccagagacccaggtaatgttctggggacctgggttcgaatcccaccacggcagatggtggaatttgaattcaataaatatctggaagtaagaacaaaatgatggccatgaatccattgtcaattgttggaaaaccccatctggttcatcaatgtcctttaggaaaggaagctgcaatccttccctggtctggcctatatgtgactccagacccagagcaatgtggttgactttgactTAGGGATGAGCAGTGAATGCTGCCTCGCCCTCATCCCAcgattgaattttaaaaagaagctcaatctctcttcataaggctAACACCTCATCTCTAGAATCAATCCAGTGAGCCTTCATTGACCTACCTCCAATGCAATTGCACCCCTGTGTAAGTAAGACACTCCAACTGTAGACAGTACTCCAGGAGCAGTCTCACTTTTAccgttgcagcaacacttccttaTTTTTACACTT
The genomic region above belongs to Stegostoma tigrinum isolate sSteTig4 chromosome 34, sSteTig4.hap1, whole genome shotgun sequence and contains:
- the LOC125446671 gene encoding neuropeptides capa receptor-like isoform X1: MGPETLPIEILFPILAIFGIPGKCGLSRGITHYMTAMATGDLMVLVFNVIVSQIISYHFPSWLLTYTPVCRLNAFLQGLSLQLSIWFTIAFTFDRFVAICCNKLKMRYCTERTANVVISTLTMLNILINIPFSFRLEPSYVLNNVQRGCRTVSGYLTSSAWAAHRWVTNISSTFLPITLLLLLNTLTARNILVASRARRALKSSSGGAGKMGSDHELKSRKTSIVLLFTISGCFMVLSVPITVISICVSFTHLLAYQSSNSLYLAIRVTFLMTCTSSCTNTCIYALTQRRFREEIKNLLKSPYYLLLKLQK
- the LOC125446671 gene encoding neuropeptides capa receptor-like isoform X2 translates to MGLQALPLDILFHILAILGIPGKCGLSRGITHYMTAMATGDLMVLVFNVIVSQIISYHFPSWLLTYTPVCRLNAFLQGLSLQLSIWFTIAFTFDRFVAICCNKLKMRYCTERTANVVISTLTMLNILINIPFSFRLEPSYVLNNVQRGCRTVSGYLTSSAWAAHRWVTNISSTFLPITLLLLLNTLTARNILVASRARRALKSSSGGAGKMGSDHELKSRKTSIVLLFTISGCFMVLSVPITVISICVSFTHLLAYQSSNSLYLAIRVTFLMTCTSSCTNTCIYALTQRRFREEIKNLLKSPYYLLLKLQK